CGAGAACATGCACCGATCGCCCTTGGTGCTGCGGGTCTAGAGGCAGTGGTTGCCCAGTCCTATGCCAGAATTTTCTTTCGTAACTGTACGGCGACAGGTGAGCTATATCCTTGGGAGTCAGAGGATCGCTTGGTTGCTCACTTTAAAACTGGTGAAGAAGCAACCATTGATTTTGACAATGACCTAATTATTAATGAGACGACTGGAGAAACTTATTCACTCAAGTCTCTTGGAGATGTCCGCCCCGTCATTGATGCGGGTGGTTTATTTGATTATGCTCGACTAACAGGCATGATTCCTACTCGTGTATAAAACCTATGTCCTACCACATTCGCATTCACGATCGCCAAAACGATAAACTCTATGAAGCTGATATCGAAGGCGATCGCTATATTCTTGACTCTTTAGAAGATCAAGGTATTAAACTGCCTTTTTCCTGCTTGAATGGTGCTTGTACAGCTTGCGCGATGCGGGTCAAGTCAGGGCAAATCGATCAACATGAGGTAATCGGTTTATCCAAAACCTTACAAGATGAAGGATACGCACTTATTTGCTCAGGTTATGCCCTATCAGATTTAGATCTAGAAACCCAAGATGAGGATGAAGTCTATCGGTTACAGTTCGGCAATTTCTTTGCCAAACGCAAGCGCCATTGGTTTCAGTTTGGTATTCCCATTGATCATGACTAAATTGCATAAAGGGCGCGAAGCGCCCTTTATGCTTTAAATTATGCCTATGAATTCTAAAGCAGGGAAAAAAGACGCGATCGCCCAATCATCTCCGCGTACATTTATTTGGGTTGTACTGTTAGTTGTTTTTTTGACGATTGCTAATATAGCGATCGCCTTTATGCAGCCCAAGGAACAGATCAATGGCGAAATCTGGATTATCAATCGAGTTGTCAGTGGTCAGACAGTCGAGGCAACAGTTGTGAGTAATCCAAATATGACCGTGCAGCGAGTGCGACTGCTTGGGATGAGTGCGCCACTCAAAGAGCAATCTCCTTGGGGCGATCGCGCTCGTCAGCGTCTATCGGATTTAATCAAAGAGCAGAAGGTGATTTTAGAGTTTGATGTCAAGCAAAAAGATAACTCAGATCGCCTGCTTGCCTATATTTGGAAAGATAATTTATTAGTTAATCAATATTTAGTAGCCGAAGGGTTGGCGATCGCTGATTCCTATTCGCCCAATGTTAAATACGACGCAAGGATCAGTCGCGCCCAATCTAAAGCAAGATTACAAGAGCTAGGAATTTGGGACACCCAAAATCCATTACGCCTCAGTCCTAGAGACTTTCGCCGCCAATTAAGTAATTAAAAAGCGGCGCTTCACACCGCCTTTTAATTAACGCGAACGGGAAGTCCCGCACTCTATCCGTTTACAAGGATGAGTGACGGGATGAAAGTGAGCCAGAAATAAATTGAGCGACAGCGAATCAATAGAAGTTATCTATGCCATAATTAGCTTATCAGTATTCTATAATCTTGATAAATGTATAAAGCATACAAATACAGAATCTATCCCACAAGCGAGCAAGAAACCTTGCTTGCAAAGTCTTTTGGCTGTGCGAGATGGTTCTGGAACTATGCCTTAAACCTATGTCAAGAAACCTACAAAACTACTGGTAAAGGGCTAACTAGAGGATGTATACAAGGCTTACTCCCTGCACTCAAGAAAGAATATGAATGGCTAAAAGAGCCGTACTCTCAATGCTTGCAAGTAGTCGCATTGAATCTATCCACTGCCTACAAAAACTTCTTTGATAAGAGGGCAATGTTGCCTAAATTCAAATCAAAGCATGGTAGGCAGTCAATTAGTTATCCCCAAAACGTCAAGTTTGATGGCGACAAGATTAATCTACCTAAGATCGGGTTGGTACACTGTCAGCGTCATCGCGACTTTGAAGGTGATATCAAAACCGTCACTGTTTCTCGTAATCCTGATGGTAAGCATTTTGTATCTGTCTTGGTTGACGATGGCAAAGCTAGTCCTGAATTAGTACCAGTGGACAAAGCTATTGGTTTTGACGTTGGATTAACTCATTTTGCGATTACCAGTGACGGATCTAAGTTTGATAATCCTAGATTCTTTATCAAACATCAACACAACTTAAAGCGCAAACAACAAAAGCTATCCAAGAAAAAGAAGGGTAGTCAAAACCGTAAAAAGGCAAGATTGGCAGTGGCAAAAGTTCACTCCAAAATTGCTAGATGTCGCGAAGATTTTCTGCACAAACTATCCCGCAAGATAGTCAACGAAAACCAAGTTATTGCAGTGGAAAATCTCAACATTAAGGGCATGGTCAAGAATCACAACTTAGCCAAAGCGATTAGCGATGTTGGATGGGGTATGTTCTGCACAATGCTTAAATACAAGGCTGAAAGCGAAGGAAGGCAATATATCGAGATTGATCGATGGTTTCCTAGCTCCAAGACTTGCCATGTATGCCTAAATCGGATTGACAACCTCAGTCTTGATGTCAGGGCATGGACTTGTAGGCATTGTGGTACTCACCATGACCGTGATGTAAATGCAGCGATCAATATTAGGAATGAAGCCTTGCGGATTATCTCGTTAGGAACTAGCGGGTCTGCCTGTGGAGGGGATGTAAGTCGATCTGGTAAAACTTCGGTTTTGTTGGACGCTATCCCCGTTGAATCAGGAAGCCAGCGCTGTACCGCCTAAGCGGTCAGCGTCTGGTAGTTCACTTACTGGAAATTATTCCTCACTGGTAGCTAGACTGTAATTTGTACCAGTAAAGTCAGCACCGTTCACGTTGGCATTTTTGAAGATGGCATTGTTAATATTTGCTCTGCGTAAGTTCGCATGGATTAACACAGCGTTAGTAAAATTAGCACCCTTTAAATTGGTGTCATCGAGAATAGCATTGGTCAAAAAAGCTTTGGTGAGATTTGCTGTTTCTAGCTTTGCACCTGTAAGATCAGCACCCTCCAAATTAGCATTGGTGAGATTAGCCCCACTTAAGTTTGCTCCCATGAGAGATGCGCCGATTAAGTGCGATTGGCTCAAATCAGTACCTGCAAGATTTGCGTTAGTTAAATCGCAACCTGCACATTGTTTGGTTTGCAGTAGTTGTTGAACTTGGACAGGATCAAAAGCCTCTAAAGGCATAGCCCACCCAATTCCAATCACAGCCAAAATTGCAAATAATTTAGTTTTCATTTTGCCCTCCTCATATAAAAGGAATGCGATACATCTATTATCGCTGCAATTACTTTCAGATTCGTTCTATGGGTTTTGTCGTCACTATTCTTTACCTCAAAAAGCAGAATTAGTAACAAACAATAAACCAAATCCAGATTGCCGCACGGCACTCTGGGTTTTAAGTTTACTTATGCTTAATTAACGTGAGTTCGGGATAAGCTACAAAATTTTAAAAGCCAAAACAGTAAAAGCCTCGCGAAGCGAGGCTTTTACTGTTTTGGCTCCTAGAGAGGGTTCGCAGCGCGAACCCTCTCTAGGAGCTAGTTTGAAATTAACCCGAACTGAGGTTAATTACGTTAATACGAATTCTCAAAATGGTGTAGCCATTTTGAGAATTCGTATAAAAATATTATGCTGAACCAATGATGGAATCGATAAAACAATCTGTTGGTTTAATTGTAATTTTGGGAGCAACAGCGACTGGTAAGACTAGTCTAGCGATCGCACTCGCCAAGCACCTAAACGCGCCAATTCTAAGTGCGGATTCGCGCCAAGTTTACCGTCATTTTGATATCGGTACGGCAAAACCAAATATCGAAGAACGTCAAGGCGTACCCCATTACTTGATTGATATTATCGAACCCGACCAAACTTTGACATTGGCAGATTATCAAGATCAGGCGCAAACTTTAATAGCAAAGTTTCATGCTGAGGGAATTACGCCGATTTTAGTCGGTGGCTCAGGCTTGTATATTAAGGCAATTACCGCAGGGCTAAAAATTCCTAGAGTAGCGCCTCAGCCTGAACTGCGATCGCAGTTTGAGGAACTTGGACAAAATTACTGCTATCAAGTTCTAAAGCAGGTTGATCCTATGGGAGCTACCAAAATCCATGCCAACGATCAAATTAGAACTTGGCGATCGCTAGAGGTTTTTTATGTAACAGGTCATCCCCTCTCAGAGCAACAATATGAGCAACCACCCAGTTATCCAATTGTGCAGATTGGTTTAGATTGTCAAGATCTCGATGCTTATCGCAAGTTAGTCAGCGATCGCACTGAACAGATGTTCCTAAATGGTTGGTTAGATGAAATTCGTGATTTGCAAAAGCTTTATGGAAAGGATTTACCGCTTTTAAAAACTTTGGGCTATGGTGAGATGTCTGACTATTTAGACAATAAAACCGATCTAGAAACTGCCAAGTTATTAACCGTGACCCATACTTGCCAATTTGCTAAACGTCAACGCACATGGTTTCGCGGTTCGGGTAATGGGAATTTACCAATTCATTGGTTGCGATCGGGAAGTACTTGGGAAGATGCGATCGCACAGTTATAAAAAAAGCCCTGCGTAGCAGGGCTTTTTTTATTATTTGATTTTGTCCATAATCGAGAAAATCGGTAAGTACATCCCGACAATAATCGAACCGACCATTCCACCTAAGACAACGATCATCAATGGTTCCATTAAACTTGTGAGAGCCTTGACCGCTTCTTCAACTTCATTCTCATAAAAGTCAGCGACCTTCATAAGCATCTTGTCGATTTCACCAGTTTCTTCGCCAATACTGACCATTTGCAAAGCCATTACAGGGAATACTTCCGTTTTTTCCATCGCAGGTGCAATTTGACCACCTTCTCTCACGGCATTTCTTGCTGAGTCGATCGCATTAGAAATCACCAAATTACCTGCGGTTTCTGCCGTAATTTCCAGTGAAGCCAAAATTGGTACGCCTGCACGAGAGAGTGAGCCAAAAGTCCGCGCAAATCGAGCTACGGCTGTCTTCACTACAAGATCGCCAAACAAAGGCAACTTCAAGAAAACACCATCAAGGTAAAGTTTGCCAGCAGGAGTAGCATAAACACGGTTGTAAACAAAACTAAGAGCAAAGATAGTAATGGGAATAATCGCTACCGATGGACTCTTTAAAAAGTTACTGATATTTACCAATATTTGTGTAAATGCGGGTAATTCACCACCTAAGCTCTTGAATACGCCATCAAATACGGGAATGATGAAAATACACATCGCTAAGAAGATTAAAACAGCGATCGATGTAACCACAATTGGATAGGTCATCGCTGATTTGATTTGGTTATTTAAGCGGGCCGAATCTTCCAGTAATGTGGCTAGACGAGCTAAAACATCATCTAGCACACCACCAGTTTCACCAGCTTGCACCATCGCACAATACAACTTGTCGAATACCTTCGGGTGCTTACGCAGTGCGTCCGAGAAGTTAGTACCTTGCTGCACATCGTCCAGAACTTCGGTTAGGGCAATTTTGAGTCTAGGGTTGGCACATTGATCGCACATTACCCCTAAACCACGCACCATTGATACACCAGCATTAACCAAGGTTGCTAATTGTCGGGAGAACAAAGCTAAGTCCTTGACGGTCACTTTTTTCATCGTGAAGCCAGCGAAATCAAAGCCACCTTTCACTTCTTTGATATCTTGAACAACAAAGCCTTTTTGCTTCCAAGTTTCACGGGCTTCTTTGACTGTTACAGCAACCATTGTCTGCTGTACCGATCTGCCTTGGGAGTCCTTGAGTGTTCCCTTAAACTTTGCCATTATTGAACCTCATTTGATAGGAATTATGGATTGAAAACTATGGGTTAACCGCTAATTGACCGCGATTTGATCATGTCTGGCGATCGCAAATCTCCAGTTGCTTTTCGCTTCATTACAGGAGCAGGATTTGGTCCAACTACACGCAATAATTCTTCAGGACGCGAAGTCTTCGACATTGCTGCTTCAAAGGTAATGTCGCCATCCATATATAACTTTGCCAACACCGATTCAAGAGTTTGCATTGATTCTTTACCACCTGTTTGGATAAAGCCATACATTTGTGCAGTTTTACCTTCACGGATGAGGTTGGAGATCGCAGGTGTGACCACCATAATTTCCTGAGCCATCACGCGCCCAAACTGCCCTGGTTGTGGATTATGTCGCTGGACAAGGGTTTGGCTCAATACAGCCACAAGGGAGTTAGAAAGCTGTACGCGAATTTGTCCCTGTTGCTCAGGTGGGAATACATCCACCATGCGATCTACCGTCTGCGAAGCAGAACTGGTATGTAATGTCCCAAATACAAGATGTCCTGTTTCGGCGGCGGATACGGCTAACTGAATCGTTTCTAAATCACGCATTTCACCCACGAGAATTACATCTGGATCTTCCCGCAGCGCCGCTTTTAATGCATTTGCAAAGGTTTTAGTGTCTTCCCCGACTTGACGCTGGTGGATCACACTTTTGACGGATTCATAGACAAATTCAATCGGATCTTCAACCGTGAGAATATGTTCGGCACGAGTTTTATTGATCGTTTGGATCATTGCGGCTAAGGTCGTGGTTTTACCTGAACCCGTGGGGCCTGTAACTAGCACTAGTCCACGCGGCTTTTCACTGAGTTCACGAACAATGGGCGGCAAGTTGAGATCGTCCATATCAGGAATCTTAGAAGAAAGCGCCCGTAGACAAGCAGCATAGGTTCCCCGATCTTTATAAACATTCACCCGAAATCTTGCAAGTCCCTTAACCCCATAGGAGCAGTCTAACTCCCAGTTTTGTTCAAGGGCTTTACGCTGATTGTTATTCAGCATCGCAAAAATCAATCGCTGAGTTTCTTCTGGGGTAAGTGGATCGCGATCGGTACGGGTGAGGTGACCATTAATACGGATGTAAGGGGGAAGTCCTGCGGAAATGTGGAGGTCAGAACCTTTGCGTTCTACCACCTCTTCCATCAAGTCTTCAATGATGTAGTCCATTACCATAGCGGGCTATTCTCCTGATCTAATCTTAATTAAGTGCATGATTCCCTATATAGCCGATAAAAACTGCGCTTCGCGCAGTTTTTATTTTAGAAAGTTCGAGGCGTTGTACAGTACGGGCATTCAACTGTTTCGGGTGTGAGCATAGCATCACAGTTGTCACATTCCAGCCCTTTACCGCGTCGGGCGCGTTCTTCTGCTTCACGTCCTTTGTCTGTATATACGACTCGCAGCACTTCGTCTAGAGTCGTTGCTCCATTTCGCACCAAGTCAAAAGCATATGCCATCAGAGTCTTCATGCCCTCTTGGACAGCAATTTCTTTAATTACTTCGGTTGTTGCGCCTTTGTTGATGGCACTTTGCAAGCGTTCGGTCATTTTCATGATCTCATAGACACCTGCTCGACCTTTATACCCAGACCCACTACATTTTGGACATACTCGTTGTCCAGGTAGCATGGCTTCGCGGTTAACGATGTTGGCTCGATAGAAGGTTTTTTCGAGATCGCTGCTGGGTAAACCGAAGCGATCGAGTTCTTCTTGGCTAGGGTTATAGGGGATGCGGCAGTTGTCACAGATTCGGCGAAGGAGACGTTGGGCAAGAACACCAATGATCGCGGTACTTGCCATAAATGGCTCTACGCCCATTTCTTCCAGACGAGCAATACTGCTAGGCGCGTCGTTGGTGTGTAATGTCGTGAGAACTAAGTGCCCTGTTAGCGCAGCTTCGATCGCTGTTTTTGCTGTTTCTGCATCTCTGGTTTCACCAACAAGGATTACGTCAGGATCTTGTCGTAAGAAGGCACGGAGAATGCTCGCAAATGTCATTCCCTTTTCACGCAGCACTTGGCACTGGGTCAGACCAGGTAAGTTATATTCAACAGGATCTTCAGCAGTACTGATGTTGATACCAGGATCATTACATTCAGCAAGGGTCGAGTATAGGGTGGTAGTCTTGCCTGAACCTGTGGGACCTGTAACCAAGATCAATCCATAGGGACGTTTGGCAAAGCTTTGCATCAGTTCTAAGCTTTCGGGATCGCTAATCAGTTTATTAAGTCCAAGTTGCGTATTGGAGTTATCCAGAATCCGCAAAACTACTTTTTCCCCATTTTGAGTGGGACAGGTATTGACGCGGAAATCCACCCGCCGACCTTGGAAGTTGCGCTTCAGTTTGCCATCTTGAGGAACGCGCTTTTCAGCAATATTCAGGTTGGAGATAATCTTAAAGCGCGAGATAACAGCATTGACGATGTTACGTGGTAAGCGCTTGCCTTCACTCAGGAAGAAGTATTCGCGCAGTACTCCATCTTTACGAAGACGGATGCAAAGGTCTTTTTCTTGTGGTTCGATGTGGATATCTGAACATCCTTCTTTGAGCGCTTTAACGAGAATTTTATCGACGAGACTGATGATTGGAGCGGAATTTTCGCCGCCCACCATGAGTTCATCGCCATCATCTGCCCCAGTGATATCTTCACTAAAAACATCATCTTTGATTTGAAGATCTTCGTCGCTGATTGCTCCTTCAGCCTTAGCACTCTTGTTAACTTGAAATTGGACAATATTGTCAAAGGTGCGATGAAAATCTTCACGGGAGATCACGCGCCGAACGATTGTGATGTTTTTAAGTAGGCGAGCAATCTCATTTTGGACTTTGTAGCTGTCGGGAGAGACTACAGCGATCGTAATGCTATTTTCAGTCTTAACTAGCGGCAATACTTCGCAGTCCCGACAAGTGGAAATTGGAATAATGTTGGAGTCAAGTAAGGTGCTGAGAGTAGGAATGTCAAACTTGTCAATTTCGACATCGGGATCGATCGGTTCTAGCCCGTAAAGAACCCGCAGTTCAAAAAGTTGTTGGCGCTTGTAATAGCGGGTAATGTCTGGAGCTAGTTGCTGCCCCAGAATTTGCTCTAGGACGCTGAGGAATGGAACATTTTGTTCTTGGCTATCTTTGACAGCGCGATCGAACTGGTCTGAGGTGGCATGTCCTGCTTGAATCAGTTTGCTCTCGAAGGGAGTTCGACCTCCCCGTTTTGCCAGAGCTTTAGTTTTGTTTCTGCTTGCGGCAGTGGTTGGCGCTTGATCTGATGTATTCATAGCCCAAGATTTCCTAAGAGTTCATTACCCAAGTGAGATTAGATTTTACGATCGCCAAGTAATATGAGGTGCGTTCGCAAAGCCATGTAAGGCGATCATAGCTGTTTGCATAACTATATTGGGCAAAAATAGCACAAGTGTTTCATAGTTTTACAAAATAAGCTAAAAATTTGGGCGATCGCCCATAGCCATGTAAGTTTTGCTTTGGGTCAAAAAGATGAGTGGCGGCGCTTCGCGCCGCCACTCATCTTTTGGGTTTTATAGCGCTTTGCGCTATTTCCCGTTCTTAGGGAGGACTTGCCATCGGACTTTGGGGTTTTGAGCAAGCAGTTGAGAGATGGCGATCGCTCCTTTTTTGTTTAAGTGGCTGGGGTCTGAAAAAAGGTCGGATTGATTGATAATCGCTTGGGAAAGATCGAGATAGGTAAAGCCTTCACGTAAGGCGAGTTCTTGCATTCGACCATTGAAAATAGCCTCATATTGAGTACGAATTTGATCGAGATAGGTGGCATGTAAGGGCATATTCACGACCAAAAGCTCAATATTATTGCGGCGACAAAAATCAACTACATTGGCAAAAGCCTCGAATTGGGAGCCATTGGTCTCAAAATTGCGATAGTCCAGATCGTAATCCCCTGGGACTTGGGGAAATTTTTGAAAATAGGTGTTGGGATCGAAGGTGACATCAAACGCAACAAAGCCTTTGGGGTCAAGGGCGGTAACGGTGCTGGGCATGGTCGCCGCAATCAGGGCTTCGCTATTACTGAGCATTTGCGTATTGCGATCAAATTTCTGGACTAACGAAGTCCGAATTTCTTGCCGTTTGGAAAAGGTAGTAAACAGAAGGTCAAAGGATGTGGTGATCGGATTTGGTGATGTGGTAGCGATCGCATTTTGGTTAGCTATAGGCTCAAGATTCCGATTTTTATCTTTGAGAGTTTCCTGCAATTGCGTATAGCCAACCGAAGCCGTAATTTCCTCATAGGTAAGATCTTTGCGACTACTATTAAAAGCTCTCAATCCATCAGCCCAAATAATTAGACGCGGTAGTTGAGATGGTGAGAGTATTTGCGTAATTTGCAAGTTCACCACCTTAGCGGTTGCGCCATCAATACCGAGATTAAAGACGCTGACATTTTTGTAGCCTTTGGTGATCAGCGTTTTTTCTAAGGTTTTTGGTTCGATGCCCCGTAAAGCCCGCGAACTACCCACAATTAAAACTTCAGGCGATCGCTGTTTATTTGTTGTCTGCCAATCAAGAAGAGATAATTTCTCATTGAATAAAGCAATATTAAAATTAGGAGCAGGCTTATTGGTAAACCCTTTTTCGGGAGAAGTTTCGGGTTGATTTACTGACACATCAATTTTGGAGTCAGCAATGATCAGCTTGGTTGACTGATCGGGTTGAGCATAATTACTCAGCGTCCGATCAACCACGATTGTTGTAGCAATACCGATCGCTAAGCTTGCCATACAAGCAGATAAAGAGAGCATTTTCGGTTCAGTCTGCCCTAGCCATTTCAATCCAAAAATGGCTTGTCCGACCGCAAGTATTTTCGTCCCTGAATATCCACTTAGTTTCTGCCAAGCATTAGCTTCCTCTACATCTTCACCAATAAACTCAATGCTTTGCTCTTGTTCATTTTCTATCGTTGATAGTTCGTCATCATTAGAGTTCTGTAGACCGATCGCTAGCAAGTCAATTTCAAACGACCAACTCGGTTTTTTCTCACCGATGACGCGGCTGGATACTGTCACTGATTGAAAATATTCCGATGCACTCACGGTTCGCAAAGTATTTAACATAGGCAGTGCGATCTCTGCTTGCAAAATCGCACTGCGCGTCTCACATAGTAAATTGAGACAGTTATTTTGGAGCAGCAACTTCAGCTTAGTTTGAGCAAGTTTTGGGGCTAGTTGCGGATCTTGACGGAAGCTGGTCAGTAATGCGGCAATAATTTCAGCAGCGATGATTGCCGATGGGGCGATCGGCAAATCCAGTCCCAACGCCCATGCATTGCCATGCAACTTCAGACGGTGGATTCCTTCGGCATATAAAACTGAACTTTCTAAATCCTGTGTGCTTGGGGCGATCGCCTCTAATATCTTAGTTGCACAGTTGACTTCTCGATCTTGACTATAGAGATATAAGCAATCCCCTTTTTGTTTGGTATGGGAAAGTTTGATTCCTGCTAAT
This genomic stretch from Pseudanabaena galeata CCNP1313 harbors:
- a CDS encoding type II secretion system F family protein; protein product: MAKFKGTLKDSQGRSVQQTMVAVTVKEARETWKQKGFVVQDIKEVKGGFDFAGFTMKKVTVKDLALFSRQLATLVNAGVSMVRGLGVMCDQCANPRLKIALTEVLDDVQQGTNFSDALRKHPKVFDKLYCAMVQAGETGGVLDDVLARLATLLEDSARLNNQIKSAMTYPIVVTSIAVLIFLAMCIFIIPVFDGVFKSLGGELPAFTQILVNISNFLKSPSVAIIPITIFALSFVYNRVYATPAGKLYLDGVFLKLPLFGDLVVKTAVARFARTFGSLSRAGVPILASLEITAETAGNLVISNAIDSARNAVREGGQIAPAMEKTEVFPVMALQMVSIGEETGEIDKMLMKVADFYENEVEEAVKALTSLMEPLMIVVLGGMVGSIIVGMYLPIFSIMDKIK
- a CDS encoding 2Fe-2S iron-sulfur cluster-binding protein — protein: MSYHIRIHDRQNDKLYEADIEGDRYILDSLEDQGIKLPFSCLNGACTACAMRVKSGQIDQHEVIGLSKTLQDEGYALICSGYALSDLDLETQDEDEVYRLQFGNFFAKRKRHWFQFGIPIDHD
- a CDS encoding D-alanyl-lipoteichoic acid biosynthesis protein DltD is translated as MEITSSLDANPLLTPSPDSSTDAGTDANQPSRLPNHQLSAPTIKPTLIQESSPSILTEELAGIKLSHTKQKGDCLYLYSQDREVNCATKILEAIAPSTQDLESSVLYAEGIHRLKLHGNAWALGLDLPIAPSAIIAAEIIAALLTSFRQDPQLAPKLAQTKLKLLLQNNCLNLLCETRSAILQAEIALPMLNTLRTVSASEYFQSVTVSSRVIGEKKPSWSFEIDLLAIGLQNSNDDELSTIENEQEQSIEFIGEDVEEANAWQKLSGYSGTKILAVGQAIFGLKWLGQTEPKMLSLSACMASLAIGIATTIVVDRTLSNYAQPDQSTKLIIADSKIDVSVNQPETSPEKGFTNKPAPNFNIALFNEKLSLLDWQTTNKQRSPEVLIVGSSRALRGIEPKTLEKTLITKGYKNVSVFNLGIDGATAKVVNLQITQILSPSQLPRLIIWADGLRAFNSSRKDLTYEEITASVGYTQLQETLKDKNRNLEPIANQNAIATTSPNPITTSFDLLFTTFSKRQEIRTSLVQKFDRNTQMLSNSEALIAATMPSTVTALDPKGFVAFDVTFDPNTYFQKFPQVPGDYDLDYRNFETNGSQFEAFANVVDFCRRNNIELLVVNMPLHATYLDQIRTQYEAIFNGRMQELALREGFTYLDLSQAIINQSDLFSDPSHLNKKGAIAISQLLAQNPKVRWQVLPKNGK
- the miaA gene encoding tRNA (adenosine(37)-N6)-dimethylallyltransferase MiaA, coding for MMESIKQSVGLIVILGATATGKTSLAIALAKHLNAPILSADSRQVYRHFDIGTAKPNIEERQGVPHYLIDIIEPDQTLTLADYQDQAQTLIAKFHAEGITPILVGGSGLYIKAITAGLKIPRVAPQPELRSQFEELGQNYCYQVLKQVDPMGATKIHANDQIRTWRSLEVFYVTGHPLSEQQYEQPPSYPIVQIGLDCQDLDAYRKLVSDRTEQMFLNGWLDEIRDLQKLYGKDLPLLKTLGYGEMSDYLDNKTDLETAKLLTVTHTCQFAKRQRTWFRGSGNGNLPIHWLRSGSTWEDAIAQL
- a CDS encoding thermonuclease family protein; amino-acid sequence: MNSKAGKKDAIAQSSPRTFIWVVLLVVFLTIANIAIAFMQPKEQINGEIWIINRVVSGQTVEATVVSNPNMTVQRVRLLGMSAPLKEQSPWGDRARQRLSDLIKEQKVILEFDVKQKDNSDRLLAYIWKDNLLVNQYLVAEGLAIADSYSPNVKYDARISRAQSKARLQELGIWDTQNPLRLSPRDFRRQLSN
- a CDS encoding type IV pilus twitching motility protein PilT, with the translated sequence MDYIIEDLMEEVVERKGSDLHISAGLPPYIRINGHLTRTDRDPLTPEETQRLIFAMLNNNQRKALEQNWELDCSYGVKGLARFRVNVYKDRGTYAACLRALSSKIPDMDDLNLPPIVRELSEKPRGLVLVTGPTGSGKTTTLAAMIQTINKTRAEHILTVEDPIEFVYESVKSVIHQRQVGEDTKTFANALKAALREDPDVILVGEMRDLETIQLAVSAAETGHLVFGTLHTSSASQTVDRMVDVFPPEQQGQIRVQLSNSLVAVLSQTLVQRHNPQPGQFGRVMAQEIMVVTPAISNLIREGKTAQMYGFIQTGGKESMQTLESVLAKLYMDGDITFEAAMSKTSRPEELLRVVGPNPAPVMKRKATGDLRSPDMIKSRSISG
- a CDS encoding LeuD/DmdB family oxidoreductase small subunit, with the protein product MSKTIKGKVFVLDDNIDTDQIIPAEYLTLVPSKPDEYEKLGSYAMIGLPDRYDRFIAEGESKTVYSIIVAGENFGCGSSREHAPIALGAAGLEAVVAQSYARIFFRNCTATGELYPWESEDRLVAHFKTGEEATIDFDNDLIINETTGETYSLKSLGDVRPVIDAGGLFDYARLTGMIPTRV
- a CDS encoding GspE/PulE family protein — translated: MNTSDQAPTTAASRNKTKALAKRGGRTPFESKLIQAGHATSDQFDRAVKDSQEQNVPFLSVLEQILGQQLAPDITRYYKRQQLFELRVLYGLEPIDPDVEIDKFDIPTLSTLLDSNIIPISTCRDCEVLPLVKTENSITIAVVSPDSYKVQNEIARLLKNITIVRRVISREDFHRTFDNIVQFQVNKSAKAEGAISDEDLQIKDDVFSEDITGADDGDELMVGGENSAPIISLVDKILVKALKEGCSDIHIEPQEKDLCIRLRKDGVLREYFFLSEGKRLPRNIVNAVISRFKIISNLNIAEKRVPQDGKLKRNFQGRRVDFRVNTCPTQNGEKVVLRILDNSNTQLGLNKLISDPESLELMQSFAKRPYGLILVTGPTGSGKTTTLYSTLAECNDPGINISTAEDPVEYNLPGLTQCQVLREKGMTFASILRAFLRQDPDVILVGETRDAETAKTAIEAALTGHLVLTTLHTNDAPSSIARLEEMGVEPFMASTAIIGVLAQRLLRRICDNCRIPYNPSQEELDRFGLPSSDLEKTFYRANIVNREAMLPGQRVCPKCSGSGYKGRAGVYEIMKMTERLQSAINKGATTEVIKEIAVQEGMKTLMAYAFDLVRNGATTLDEVLRVVYTDKGREAEERARRGKGLECDNCDAMLTPETVECPYCTTPRTF
- a CDS encoding pentapeptide repeat-containing protein, yielding MKTKLFAILAVIGIGWAMPLEAFDPVQVQQLLQTKQCAGCDLTNANLAGTDLSQSHLIGASLMGANLSGANLTNANLEGADLTGAKLETANLTKAFLTNAILDDTNLKGANFTNAVLIHANLRRANINNAIFKNANVNGADFTGTNYSLATSEE
- the tnpB gene encoding IS200/IS605 family element RNA-guided endonuclease TnpB, whose protein sequence is MYKAYKYRIYPTSEQETLLAKSFGCARWFWNYALNLCQETYKTTGKGLTRGCIQGLLPALKKEYEWLKEPYSQCLQVVALNLSTAYKNFFDKRAMLPKFKSKHGRQSISYPQNVKFDGDKINLPKIGLVHCQRHRDFEGDIKTVTVSRNPDGKHFVSVLVDDGKASPELVPVDKAIGFDVGLTHFAITSDGSKFDNPRFFIKHQHNLKRKQQKLSKKKKGSQNRKKARLAVAKVHSKIARCREDFLHKLSRKIVNENQVIAVENLNIKGMVKNHNLAKAISDVGWGMFCTMLKYKAESEGRQYIEIDRWFPSSKTCHVCLNRIDNLSLDVRAWTCRHCGTHHDRDVNAAINIRNEALRIISLGTSGSACGGDVSRSGKTSVLLDAIPVESGSQRCTA